A single region of the Fusarium fujikuroi IMI 58289 draft genome, chromosome FFUJ_chr05 genome encodes:
- a CDS encoding related to aminopeptidase produces MAANTSQQQPRGRLRDVIPEAHLGFWSPGPKNGITDVPGVLAHTTTICDESGQINTGLTTILPRKDWFHKACHAGVFRLNGSGEMTGTHWIEESGLLHSPILITNSFAVGPCYTGIYKYAIEHYGKGEEGIDWFLLPVVAETFDGHLNDLRQFAVTPEHVVHAITNASDEPIAEGNVGGGTGMLCHGGKGGTGTSSRIVPGQNDTSYTVAALVQANYGRLQHLHISGVPVGRILQKRRAKDEAAAAHDKAYNDAKDKKDGSIIVILATDAPLLPGQLKRLAKRATMGLARVGSYAHNPSGDLFLAFSTAAEIPVQTVAGEERTIDPFKPELVDVEATDNKTINGLFEAAADATEEAIYNALCMAETMTGNMGRTVEALPLQAAREIIARFKEAEDSFE; encoded by the coding sequence ATGGCAGCCAATACATCCCAGCAGCAACCCCGCGGCAGGCTCCGCGATGTCATTCCAGAGGCACATCTTGGGTTTTGGTCACCTGGTCCGAAAAATGGCATCACAGACGTTCCCGGTGTCCTTGCCCATACGACCACTATCTGTGATGAGAGTGGGCAAATTAACACGGGATTAACCACCATCCTCCCTCGCAAAGACTGGTTCCACAAGGCCTGCCATGCCGGCGTCTTCCGTCTCAACGGATCTGGAGAAATGACTGGGACACACTGGATCGAAGAAAGCGGTCTCTTGCACTCGcccattctcatcaccaataGCTTCGCCGTAGGGCCATGTTATACCGGTATCTACAAGTACGCAATTGAGCATTACGGAAAAGGCGAGGAGGGAATCGATTGGTTCCTACTGCCAGTTGTCGCTGAGACATTTGACGGGCATCTCAACGATCTGAGGCAGTTTGCCGTAACGCCGGAGCACGTTGTGCACGCTATCACCAATGCTTCCGATGAGCCTATTGCCGAAGGGAACGTGGGCGGCGGTACAGGTATGCTGTGCCACGGAGGGAAAGGTGGCACCGGGACCAGCAGTAGAATCGTGCCTGGGCAAAACGACACGTCGTACACAGTGGCCGCCCTTGTCCAGGCAAACTATGGAAGACTCCAGCATCTGCACATCTCAGGCGTCCCCGTCGGACGGATCCTGCAAAAGAGAAGGGCAAAAGACGAAGCCGCCGCTGCTCACGATAAAGCGTACAACGACGCAAAAGACAAAAAGGACGggtccatcatcgtcatacTTGCCACGGACGCACCGCTTCTTCCTGGCCAGCTCAAGCGGCTGGCCAAGCGAGCGACCATGGGCCTTGCGCGCGTGGGCAGCTATGCTCATAACCCTTCGGGAGATCTATTTCTTGCGTTTTCCACAGCTGCTGAGATACCCGTGCAGACAGTCGCTGGCGAGGAGAGAACCATTGATCCTTTTAAGCCTGAGCTGGTTGATGTAGAGGCGACTGACAACAAGACTATCAACGGCTTGTTTGAAGCAGCAGCGGATGCTACAGAAGAGGCTATATACAATGCGCTTTGTATGGCTGAGACTATGACGGGCAATATGGGCCGGACGGTAGAGGCCCTGCCACTGCAAGCCGCCAGGGAGATTATAGCCAGATTTAAGGAAGCTGAGGACTCATTTGAGTAA